Within the Saccharomonospora amisosensis genome, the region CTGTCCCGGTCCGCTACCGCGGTGCCCTGTGGACTGCGCACCACCCTGACGTCACTGGCCGACGGCCTCGCCACGCCGACACCCCCCGGATCGCGGGCACAGGTCGGCGGCGGGTCGCTATTGCTGGGCGACGCGCGGCTGACCGTGGGCAGAGTGGTCGAGGCATCGGTACCGGCGCTGCCTCCCGCGGCGGCACGGCGAGCGGCACGGACACTCGCGAAGGTTTGCCCACCATTGCCGCACACCCGCGAGGAGTTGCCCGAGGCCGCACTGAGGCTGCTCGGCGACGGTGACCCCGCCGCGGTGCCGCTGCTGCTCGGTCGCGGCAGCGGGCTGACACCGCTCGGTGACGACGTGCTCTGCGGCTGGCTCGCGACGGTGGCTGCCGGTGTCCTAGGTGGACACGACCCCAGCGGGGCGCGCCCGGTTGCGGCCGCAGTCGCGGCGCTGGCCGCGCATAACACCACCACGCTCTCGGCGACCCTGCTCGACTGCGCCGCCCGCGGCGAGGCGCTGCCACGGTTTCGGCGGCTGGTGGCCGACCTCGCCTCGGCAGACCCCGGCGCGGCCGCCGGGCTGACAGCGCTGCTGGAGGTCGGCCACACCTCCGGCCACGGCCTGGCGCTGGGCCTGCACCTCGCGCTTGACCCGCTCCAGCGTTTCCCCACCGAAAGGACCCTCGTGTGACCGGTGTTGCCCACGTCGAGCTGCGCCCCGGCGCCTACGCCGACTCCGTGACCCTGCTACAGGTGAGCCGCCAGGTCACCGCGTTGCCAGGGGTTATCGCCGCCCAGGTGGTGATGGCCACCCCGCTCAACATCGAGGTGCTCGCCTCGATGGGCTTCCAGGTACCCATGACGACGCCCAATGACATGGTCGTCGCGCTTCGCCTGGCAGACGAGGCCGCACTGCCGACGGCGCTGGCCGCCGTGGAATCGGCACTGTCGGCCCCCCGAGGCGGGAGCGACAGCACCGAGCGGGCCGCCGCACCGCGTACGACGCGGTCCGCGCTGGCCCGCTCGGGCGCCGAGCTGGCGCTGGTGTCGGTGCCCGGCCAACACGCGTTCGTCGAGGCGATGGATGCCCTCGACACCGGCCACGACGTACTGATTTTCAGTGACAACGTGCCGCTGGAACAGGAACTGATTCTCAAGCGCACCGCGGCCGATCGCGACCTGCTGGTGATGGGACCCGATTGCGGCACAGCGGTGGTCGGCGGTGTCGGCCTCGGCTTCGCGAACACCACCCGCCCAGGTCCGGTCGGGTTGGTCGCCGCCTCCGGAACCGGATGCCAGCAACTGCTGTGTCTGCTCGATGCGGCGGGCGTCGGAGTCTCCGCCGCGCTAGGCGTCGGCGGCCGCGATCTCGGCGACGAGATCGGTGGACTGTCCACAATGGCAGCGCTGCGCAGGCTGGACGCCGACCCCGCCGTCGAACTGATCGTGGTGGTGTCGAAGCCTCCCGCACCGAACGTCGCCGACACCGTGCGCGCCTTCGCCGACGAGCTGAACACCCCGGTGCTGCTCGCCCTGCTCGCCCCCGGCGAGGCGGACCTGACCGTCTCGGCGGAAGCCGCGCTTGCCGCGCTCGGCAGGCCGACACCCCGCTGGCCGCGCTGGGGCAGGCCGT harbors:
- a CDS encoding FdrA family protein; the encoded protein is MTGVAHVELRPGAYADSVTLLQVSRQVTALPGVIAAQVVMATPLNIEVLASMGFQVPMTTPNDMVVALRLADEAALPTALAAVESALSAPRGGSDSTERAAAPRTTRSALARSGAELALVSVPGQHAFVEAMDALDTGHDVLIFSDNVPLEQELILKRTAADRDLLVMGPDCGTAVVGGVGLGFANTTRPGPVGLVAASGTGCQQLLCLLDAAGVGVSAALGVGGRDLGDEIGGLSTMAALRRLDADPAVELIVVVSKPPAPNVADTVRAFADELNTPVLLALLAPGEADLTVSAEAALAALGRPTPRWPRWGRPSAPAGGRYLRGLFAGGTLCDEAMLIASETLGPIHSNIPLEAGPALDGAFTAEGHSMVDFGDDALTRGRTHPMIDPTLRLEQLAKAAADPETAVVLLDVVLGHGAEPDPAGALAPAIRSARLRREVPVVVACVGTESDPQGLHTQAGALAEAGAEVYLSNAHATRRAVELATGGAR
- a CDS encoding oxamate carbamoyltransferase subunit AllH family protein — translated: MLTSHHVSATTRIRAAATLRVRDVLAGPVRAATVVHAGRDAVYLDVDSFCLGVLSRSATAVPCGLRTTLTSLADGLATPTPPGSRAQVGGGSLLLGDARLTVGRVVEASVPALPPAAARRAARTLAKVCPPLPHTREELPEAALRLLGDGDPAAVPLLLGRGSGLTPLGDDVLCGWLATVAAGVLGGHDPSGARPVAAAVAALAAHNTTTLSATLLDCAARGEALPRFRRLVADLASADPGAAAGLTALLEVGHTSGHGLALGLHLALDPLQRFPTERTLV